The nucleotide sequence GCCTGATCGCTTCTGCTTGTACAGTAAGCGCAGCTAATGAGACAAACTCAACATACACAGACGACATGTACAACGAATACCCAACTGAAATACATGAAACAAACAATGCAACTGACAACTCCTCAGATCTTGACGCTGAAGCAATACATGATTCAATGATTCTTCCGCCGGATTATGCCCACAGTGAAATGAACGCAACCGGACACGCTGCCGGTGAAAACGCAACTGCGACAAACACAACCAATGCGACTCAGACTCAGACACTGCCTGCAACCGGTAATCCGATTTTAGTATTGCTCGCTGTCGGAGCAGTTCTTGGAGGAGCAGGCGTTTTAAGAAGAAAAAAATAAATTAAAATATTTTTTTATTCATTTTTTTAAAGCATGAGAAATCATGCTTTAACACCATCCATTTTTACTTTAACATCCGCTTTTTTTAAAACCAGATCCGTTTTTAGCCTGTGATATACACATATCCCACAAGAAATCATCTTCTAAAAACCGAAATGTTAACGTTAAAGTAAAATTCGTTTAAATAAATTAAAAAAAAGCCCCATACCATTATAATAATCAAAGCAAACTTAAAGAAAAAAGGTTAGAAGAAATATATGATTTCTTCTATTTGATTGTTATTTTAACTTTACTGGATGACGGATTGTATGTATTGTCACCGGCATAGCTGACTACTGCATTGAAAATACCTCTTTTGGTTATTTTAAGGCTGAAAGTAGCCTGACCTTTAGCATTTGTTTTTGCAGTATATGTTTTACCGTTGATTTTCAGGGAAACTTTTTTGCCTGATGCAAGGTAAGTTTTACCGTCAGCAGATGATCCAGGGATTGTTTTTAAAGTAACTGTGTATTTTTTGGTTTTTGCGCTGGCCTTGAAAGTCTTTGCGCCGGCAGATATTGAGGTTGGCTTCTTGTTTATTGTTACTTTAAACACTTTCATGGAAGCATCGTATTCCTCATCATCCATAAATACCACTACAAATGTGTATAAACCTGAGTTTTTGAGGTTAATCTGAACATTTGCATAACCATTTGCATCAGTTGTTCTGATTAAAGTTA is from uncultured Methanobrevibacter sp. and encodes:
- a CDS encoding LPXTG cell wall anchor domain-containing protein gives rise to the protein MKLKNKIFAILAIFCLIASACTVSAANETNSTYTDDMYNEYPTEIHETNNATDNSSDLDAEAIHDSMILPPDYAHSEMNATGHAAGENATATNTTNATQTQTLPATGNPILVLLAVGAVLGGAGVLRRKK